A single genomic interval of Lynx canadensis isolate LIC74 chromosome A2, mLynCan4.pri.v2, whole genome shotgun sequence harbors:
- the BTBD2 gene encoding LOW QUALITY PROTEIN: BTB/POZ domain-containing protein 2 (The sequence of the model RefSeq protein was modified relative to this genomic sequence to represent the inferred CDS: inserted 2 bases in 2 codons) yields MAAGGSGGRASCPPGVGPGAGGGPGPSANAAAAPATRPPPLHAARRRTPPPPAAHRPPAAPGPPPAPGPGPGPGSGPGAQAAXGGERAAEEPGAAALLREPVYNWQXTKPTLKERFAFLFNNEVLCDVHFLVGKGLGAQRIPAHRFVLAVGSAVFDAMFNGGMATTSTEIELPDVEPAAFLALLKFLYSDEVQIGPETVMTTLYTAKKYAVPALEAHCVEFLKKNLRADNAFMLLTQARLFDEPQLASLCLENIDKNTADAITAEGFTDIDLDTLVAVLERDTLGIREVRLFNAVVRWAEAECQRQQLQVTPENKRKVLGKALALIRFPLMTIEEFAAGPAQSGILVDREAVSLFLHFTVNPKPRVDFIDRPRCCLRGKECSINRFQQVESRWGYSGTSDRIRFSVNKRIFVVGFGLYGSIHGPTDYQVNIQIIHTDSNTVLGQNDTGFSCDGSASTFRVMFKEPVEMLPNVNYTACATLKGPDSHYGTKGLRKVTHESPTTGAKTCFTFCYAAGNNNGTSVEDGQIPEVIFYT; encoded by the exons ATGGCGGCGGGTGGGAGCGGCGGGCGCGCGTCGTGCCCGCCGGGGGTCGGCCCGGGTGCGGGGGGCGGCCCCGGGCCCAGCGCCaacgccgccgccgccccggcaACGCGGCCGCCGCCGCTGCACGCCGCACGCCGCCGCACGCCGCCGCCGCCAGCCGCGCACAGGCCCCCAGCCGCCCCCGGGCCGCCCCCCGCTCCGGGACCGGGACCGGGACCCGGGTCGGGGCCGGGCGCGCAGGCCG GCGGGGGGGAGCGGGCGGCCGAGGAGCCGGGGGCGGCGGCGCTGCTGCGCGAGCCCGTCTACAACTGGC GCACCAAGCCCACGCTGAAGGAGCGCTTCGCCTTCCTCTTCAACAACGAGGTGCTCTGCGACGTGCACTTCCTGGTGGGCAAGGGGCTCGGCGCGCAGCGCATCCCCGCGCACAG GTTCGTGCTGGCCGTGGGCAGTGCTGTCTTCGACGCCATGTTCAACGGGGGGATGGCCACCACGTCCACCGAGATCGAGCTGCCCGACGTGGAGCCCGCCGCCTTCCTGGCCCTGCTCAA GTTTCTCTACTCGGATGAGGTTCAGATCGGGCCCGAGACAGTCATGACCACGCTGTACACCGCCAAGAAGTACGCGGTGCCGGCGCTCGAGGCCCACTGCGTGGAGTTCCTGAAGAAGAACCTGCGGGCGGACAACGCGTTCATGCTGCTGACGCAG GCACGACTCTTCGACGAGCCGCAGCTGGCCAGCCTGTGCCTGGAGAACATCGACAAGAACACGGCCGACGCCATCACCGCTGAGGGCTTCACGGACATCGACCTGG ACACGCTGGTGGCCGTGCTGGAGCGGGACACGCTGGGCATCCGGGAGGTGCGCCTGTTCAACGCGGTCGTGCGCTGGGCCGAGGCGGAGTGCCAGCGGCAGCAGCTGCAGGTGACGCCCGAGAACAAGCGCAAGGTGCTGGGCAAGGCGCTCGCGCTCATCCGCTTCCCGCTCATGACCATCGAGGAGTTCGCTGCAG GGCCCGCGCAGTCGGGCATCCTCGTGGACCGCGAGGCGGTCAGCCTCTTCCTGCACTTCACCGTCAACCCCAAGCCGCGCGTCGACTTCATCGACCGGCCTCGCTGCTGCCTCCGCGGGAAGGAGTGCAGCATCAACCGCTTCCAGCAGGTGGAGAGCCGCTGGGGCTACAGCGGCACGAGCGACCGCATCAG GTTCTCGGTCAACAAGCGCATCTTCGTGGTTGGCTTCGGGCTGTACGGCTCCATCCACGGGCCCACCGATTACCAAGTGAACATCCAg ATCATCCACACGGACAGCAACACCGTCCTGGGCCAGAACGACACGGGTTTCAGCTGTGATGGCTCCGCCAGCACCTTCCGGGTCATGTTCAAGGAGCCGGTGGAAATGCTGCCCAACGTCAACTACACAGCCTGTGCCACGCTCAAG GGCCCAGACTCCCACTATGGCACCAAGGGCCTGCGCAAGGTGACCCACGAGTCGCCCACGACGGGGGCCAAGACGTGCTTCACCTTCTGCTACGCGGCGGGGAACAACA